GCGTTCGAGCTGGTTGCCCGGCTGACCCACTCCGATGCGTCGGATGCGACGCTCTCGCTGCTCGCGCGGCGCGTGGATCGGCTTTGCCGCGACTACCCGGTCCGTCGGGCGGACGATCTGCTGGTCGAGGCGCGGCGTTGGCTGGATCGAACTCTGGCGATGGCGGAGCGCCGCCTTACCCTGGCGCAGCACCGGGAAACCTTGGTGCAAGCCGGATGGCTCTCGGCCCTCGTCTCCTGCCTCACTTACGACACCGGTGATGTCGTGGGTGCTGAAACCTGGCGTGAGGCAACCGAACAGCTTGGCCGTGAGACCGGTCATGCGGAACTGATCGGCTGGGCCTTCGAGATCGCAGCCTGGATGGCACTGACGTCCGGTCGTCCGTCCGATGCCGCCGACTACGCGGCAGCAGGTGAGGAGATCGACGGAACGTCTTGCGTCAGCGTGCAGCTCGCCGCACAAAGCGCGCGAGCCCTCGCGCTGATGGGAGATCGCGCCGGTGCCGAAGCGGCCATGGCCAGAGGGCAGGCGAGGCTCGCACACCTGCCGGCGCCGGTCGATCCAGACCACCACTTCGTGATCGACCCGGCGAAGGCGGACTTCTACGCCGTGGACGTGTACCGGATGCTGGACATGCGCCAGGCCGCGGCGGAGTACGCGCACCGGGTGATCGACTACTGCGAGCGTCCGGACGGCTCGATCCGCGCTCCGATGCGCCGCAGCGAAGCGATGATGAGCCTGGGTGCCCTAGCCGCGCGCAACGGCGAACTGGACGAAGCGGTGGCACACGGGCTCAGCGCGCTCGGCGACCCGCGCAAGTGCCTCCCGTCTCTGCTCACCGTCGCCCGGGATCTCGACGACGAACTCCGCAAGCACCGCCAGGTTCCTGTCGTTCGGCGATGGAGCGACGCGCTCGAAGTCGTCCGAGCACCGCTAGCGCTTGATTCCTGACGCTGGTCGGTTCATCGGTCTGGTCATGCTGCGATGCGCCAGACTCGTGAGCATGTCGTCCAGGGAGGACGGGACTTTGTTGCGGCGGGCTGTTCTTGCTGCTATGCGGATCCGTTGGCCCGCTCTGGCCGATGAGACTTTACCGGCGAGCTCGTGCAGCCGGGCTGCGGTGTTCTCCACTTCTCGCCAGTCCGATACCTCGACCAGTGCTCTTATCAGGTTCGCTCCGCCGATGAAGCGGGCCCACCGGTAGCGTTCGACGGTGGATTCCACCACCGTGGCGTAGCACTCCACCGCACTGGCCGGCTGGCCGAACGCTTGCCACATACCGCCTTCGTGGACCTTGAGCTCCAGATCAGTGACCCACCAGGACCATTCCGGGTCCGTGCGGTGCACGCCGTTGGAAAGATTCGACTGGGCGCGTCTCAGCACCGCGAATGAACGTGCGTCACCGAGGTCGGCGGCGGCGCGTGCTCGACGGAGGTCGGTCATCACGCGCAGCCGCGGAGTGAGCTTGAACGTTTCCATCAGTTGCACCGTGCGAAGAGCCGCACGCGGTTGCTTCACCTCTTGAGCCTGCATCGCGATGTTCCCGAGGATGAACAACTCCATGTTGCGGTCTCCGGCCGAGCGCGCCAGGCGCAGCGCTTCGAAGTTCAGGGTTCGAGCAGCGTCGAAGTGCATCGAGTCGAACGCGAGCCAACCGGCCACTTCGCCGAGCTCCGCGGTGACCGCGGTGAGATCGCGTTCGGTGGACGGTTCGTAGCTGCGCGCCGCGAGCCGGGCCGATGCCGAGCGGAACAACCGTGCGGCCAGCGGCGCGAGCTCCGCTCCGCCTTGCTGACCATCCAGCCCGACGAGGTGGGAAATGCTCTGGCGCAGTTGCTCTACCTGATCGCTCTGCCCGGAGGTGGACATGGTGCACCCTCCCGAATCGTGGGTTCAGCGGAAGCCGGGGGTGTCGAGGGTTCGGGTGAGGGTGTGGGCCTCGTGGAGGAGCAGGGCGCCCAGTTCCGGTTGGCGGTCCGGGCGGAAGCGGGTCTCGATGCCCGTCAGCGTCAGGGCCCACGCCGGCTGGCCGTCGCGGTCGAACACCGCTGCCGCCATGCCCCAGCTGCCCTCCACCACCAGGCCGGGGTTGACCGCGTAACCGTGCTGGCGGGTGCGGGCGATGCGGGCGCGGATCGCCTCGGGGGAGTGCGCCCGGCCCCAGCGGGCGGTCAGGTCGGTGTGCTCCAGGTAGGCGTCGACCTCCGCGTCGTCGAGGAACGAGAGGATCACCAGGCCCGCGGAGACCACGCCGAGCGGGAACCGAGCGCCTTCGTAGAGCACGAACGAGCGGATCGGGAAGTCGCCGTCCTCGCGCAGCAGGCACACCGTCTCGGCACCTCGCAGCGCCGAGAAGAACGCGCTCTCACCGGTCTTGGCGGCCAGCCGGTGCACGCTCGCGCGGGCGTGGTGCGTCACGTCGTAGCGGTGGCCCGCCGTCTGCCCCAGCAGGTACAGCTCCGGGCCGAGGAACCAGCGGCCGGTGCGCCGGTCGCGGTCGACGAAGCCCTCCTCGGCCAGTGAGCTGAGCAGGCGGTGCACGGTCGGCCGGGGGAGATCGGTCGCCCTGGCCAGGTCGACCGTGGCGGCACCGGTCTCGTTGGCCGCCGACAGCGCCCGGAGCACGGCGCCGACCCGGCCGATCAGGTGCGCGTTCGGGCTGCTGCTGCTCATGCGGTTCCGCCTCTCCGCGATTTGCAGTGGTGGTTGCGTTTGGCAGTGATCTTGCGTTCGGGGGTTTCTCGTGGCTGGTTCGCGTCACGGTCCCCTGAGGTGCGGTTGGGCAGGGCTGGGGCTGGCGCGGGAGCTGCTCATGGCCATCAACCGTAGCGTCCACTCAGTGAACGCTTCGTGCTGAGCCCGGTCGCCGGTCGAACGATTCAGCGGTGATCGATCCCGGTTTGTTGCGGTGAACGGGGGTACGATTCTTTACTGCTGCTGTTCGTCCAGCGGACCGATGGAGAGGTGATCAGGTGTCCAAGCTGCGCTCGAGTGCGGCCGAGGCGCTGGCCGGGGTGC
This portion of the Saccharopolyspora antimicrobica genome encodes:
- a CDS encoding helix-turn-helix transcriptional regulator — encoded protein: MGNRLRQFRNERRWRQRDLADQVEVLSRRVLNETLSVTERTISRWEGGETPSLPAQRVLAAVFDCTPDDLGFPAPAPGLAVVNGFAPGDSSPVRGSDGFDAFELVARLTHSDASDATLSLLARRVDRLCRDYPVRRADDLLVEARRWLDRTLAMAERRLTLAQHRETLVQAGWLSALVSCLTYDTGDVVGAETWREATEQLGRETGHAELIGWAFEIAAWMALTSGRPSDAADYAAAGEEIDGTSCVSVQLAAQSARALALMGDRAGAEAAMARGQARLAHLPAPVDPDHHFVIDPAKADFYAVDVYRMLDMRQAAAEYAHRVIDYCERPDGSIRAPMRRSEAMMSLGALAARNGELDEAVAHGLSALGDPRKCLPSLLTVARDLDDELRKHRQVPVVRRWSDALEVVRAPLALDS
- a CDS encoding IclR family transcriptional regulator yields the protein MSSSSPNAHLIGRVGAVLRALSAANETGAATVDLARATDLPRPTVHRLLSSLAEEGFVDRDRRTGRWFLGPELYLLGQTAGHRYDVTHHARASVHRLAAKTGESAFFSALRGAETVCLLREDGDFPIRSFVLYEGARFPLGVVSAGLVILSFLDDAEVDAYLEHTDLTARWGRAHSPEAIRARIARTRQHGYAVNPGLVVEGSWGMAAAVFDRDGQPAWALTLTGIETRFRPDRQPELGALLLHEAHTLTRTLDTPGFR